In one window of Pseudodesulfovibrio sediminis DNA:
- a CDS encoding FecR family protein, whose translation MSKISTTMFMAVLLVCLMQLAAFAAAEKTEQEFANAIGEVVYMMGTVIAEQPDGTKRTLDLNKQVIPGDVIVTGKKSNVEIVLKDDSVFAQGPSSRTSMDEYVFNDDPNAGKMLFKMGVGTFRYVTGKIVQQNPDGFALDTPTTTIGIRGTQVFAVITPDKEEIGNTQLTPGHTMSVGNQTITNEKHSVTVDPKTGEISAPTPTSQDTINTLVKNTPLTSNGETGAVGESPEDLDRKVSAFQSQIDRTKEGLAGVEGRPDYNSLHTLTLQEIGEKTAESERNSGTTDSALGGGGGDGGGGGGGH comes from the coding sequence TTGAGCAAAATTTCGACGACCATGTTCATGGCTGTATTGCTCGTCTGCCTTATGCAACTCGCAGCATTTGCGGCAGCGGAAAAAACGGAACAGGAATTCGCCAACGCCATTGGTGAAGTCGTCTACATGATGGGGACGGTTATCGCCGAACAGCCGGACGGCACGAAGCGCACACTGGACCTGAACAAACAGGTCATCCCCGGTGATGTCATCGTCACCGGCAAAAAAAGCAACGTGGAAATCGTCCTGAAGGATGACTCTGTCTTTGCCCAGGGACCAAGTTCCCGCACATCCATGGACGAATACGTTTTCAACGATGACCCGAATGCGGGTAAAATGCTTTTCAAAATGGGAGTCGGCACCTTCAGATATGTGACCGGCAAGATTGTCCAGCAGAATCCTGACGGGTTTGCTCTTGATACTCCCACCACCACCATTGGCATACGAGGCACCCAGGTCTTTGCCGTCATCACTCCCGACAAGGAAGAAATCGGCAACACCCAGCTAACCCCCGGACACACAATGAGCGTGGGCAACCAGACGATCACCAATGAAAAACACTCCGTTACGGTTGACCCGAAGACCGGTGAAATATCTGCGCCGACTCCGACCTCGCAGGACACCATCAATACACTCGTCAAGAACACGCCGCTCACCTCCAATGGAGAAACCGGCGCTGTGGGTGAATCACCGGAAGACCTTGACCGTAAGGTTTCCGCTTTCCAGAGTCAGATCGACAGGACAAAGGAAGGCCTTGCAGGCGTTGAAGGAAGACCGGATTACAACTCCCTGCACACACTCACCCTGCAGGAGATAGGAGAAAAGACCGCTGAAAGCGAACGTAACAGCGGCACGACAGACTCTGCCCTTGGCGGTGGTGGAGGCGATGGTGGCGGCGGCGGCGGCGGACACTAA
- a CDS encoding DNA internalization-related competence protein ComEC/Rec2: protein MKDTCWTHSPSTPGLLPWQSYTLAFVIGLLGVRFAIPALVGLVGLCLAERTLRERACRLPVLALICCVAFGFGYASQRTPELSADAPSWVAQRTPAVAHGVVDRVEPLPDNRLRLVLSDVRCEVDGVKTVLPGKMMWSQRFPKYRPAPGQTITARLRVVPVHGFGNPGSWDYGWYWQRQGVFWRAWPVGKAQPQWGTRPEKALWELKSGLRQKVAAMVSDTQGGAMVLALVTGDRSRLTSETMDATRHAGLAHTLALSGLHVGFVAAMGVAFAFVLGWLYPPLLLRVPRPKLAVLLAAPLVLGYTWLGQPSASLIRAATMYCFWGYLVLNGRGRVLMDGLFFALLVILFVSPLSVFDLSLQMSAVAVAGIGVLFPYVRFLFTPSGSALRRFLWWAGGLLSVSVCANIALLPLISWYFGTLSPNIVLNLLWLPVLGFVVMPLGLAGMLLSSFAWTLPLASVLFKWASTVMDWLLSLLHGFAATGMTPVFAVLRPLWPEMLGFGLLLVALLVALGRKRTASMGVAALGFVLLVGPHLFVMVDDSRDEVRLTMLDVGLGQSLVVSTPGGRRWLVDGGGGSKTFDLGEAVVAPSLTQGRAPRLEGVFMTHPDVDHSHGLPFILARFDVGALYTNGMLPRGRTGKRMRIALDSKGIVPESLVAGERVRLDESTVFSVVHPHSNFSSRHANERSLVMRLVRDGRGLALLPGDVEKEGLKAMRAYQGNLRSEVLILPHHGSKSSFDPRLYDAVSPRVALASNGYLNRYGFPHQQVVDGVGSPLFITSTSGQIVCVWRRGEAVRVRTAFSELQLATSFFLR from the coding sequence GTGAAAGATACCTGTTGGACCCACTCCCCGAGTACTCCCGGACTCCTGCCCTGGCAGAGCTATACTTTAGCCTTTGTCATCGGTCTGTTGGGTGTCCGTTTTGCCATTCCGGCTCTGGTCGGTCTGGTTGGCCTGTGTCTGGCGGAGAGGACGTTGCGTGAGCGTGCGTGCCGATTGCCCGTGCTCGCGCTCATTTGTTGTGTGGCATTTGGTTTTGGGTATGCGTCTCAACGGACACCGGAACTGTCTGCGGATGCTCCGTCATGGGTTGCACAGCGCACTCCCGCTGTGGCGCATGGCGTGGTCGATCGTGTCGAGCCCCTCCCCGACAACCGGCTGCGGCTGGTGCTTAGCGATGTCCGGTGTGAGGTCGACGGTGTAAAAACCGTGTTGCCCGGCAAGATGATGTGGTCCCAACGATTTCCGAAGTACAGACCTGCTCCCGGTCAGACTATCACGGCCAGACTTCGCGTTGTGCCAGTACACGGTTTCGGTAACCCCGGGAGCTGGGATTATGGCTGGTATTGGCAGCGGCAGGGTGTTTTTTGGAGGGCGTGGCCGGTCGGCAAGGCGCAACCGCAATGGGGGACGCGCCCTGAAAAGGCGTTGTGGGAGTTGAAGTCCGGCCTGCGACAGAAGGTGGCTGCAATGGTCTCTGATACGCAGGGTGGGGCCATGGTCCTGGCGTTGGTCACAGGAGACCGGTCCCGGCTGACATCGGAAACCATGGACGCTACCAGGCATGCCGGATTGGCGCATACCCTGGCCTTGTCCGGTTTGCATGTGGGGTTTGTGGCGGCCATGGGCGTTGCTTTTGCCTTTGTGCTGGGCTGGTTGTATCCCCCTTTGCTGTTGCGCGTGCCGAGGCCCAAGCTGGCGGTACTGCTGGCCGCACCGCTTGTGCTTGGGTATACGTGGCTGGGGCAGCCGTCCGCCTCGCTCATACGCGCGGCCACCATGTATTGCTTTTGGGGATATCTGGTCTTGAACGGGCGTGGAAGAGTGTTGATGGACGGGCTGTTCTTTGCGCTTCTTGTCATTCTTTTCGTGTCTCCACTGTCCGTATTTGATCTCAGTTTGCAGATGTCGGCGGTGGCTGTGGCGGGTATTGGCGTGCTTTTCCCATATGTTCGCTTCCTGTTTACTCCAAGTGGTTCAGCTCTGCGTCGTTTTCTTTGGTGGGCCGGTGGACTGCTCTCTGTCAGTGTGTGCGCCAATATCGCCCTCCTGCCATTGATTTCCTGGTATTTCGGGACACTGAGTCCCAATATCGTACTCAATCTGTTGTGGTTGCCGGTATTGGGGTTTGTTGTCATGCCTCTTGGTCTGGCCGGGATGCTGTTGTCTTCCTTTGCGTGGACGCTCCCCCTTGCGTCGGTACTGTTCAAGTGGGCCAGTACGGTCATGGACTGGTTGCTGTCCCTGTTGCATGGCTTTGCCGCAACCGGCATGACCCCTGTTTTTGCTGTGCTCAGGCCCCTGTGGCCGGAAATGCTCGGCTTTGGTTTGTTGCTGGTCGCATTGCTTGTGGCGTTGGGCAGAAAGCGCACCGCGTCCATGGGCGTGGCCGCGTTGGGGTTTGTTCTATTGGTCGGACCACATCTATTTGTCATGGTCGATGATAGCCGGGATGAAGTCCGTCTGACCATGCTGGATGTCGGCCTTGGGCAATCTCTGGTGGTTTCCACTCCGGGTGGGCGGCGGTGGCTGGTGGATGGCGGAGGCGGGTCAAAGACATTTGATCTAGGCGAGGCCGTTGTCGCCCCGAGTTTGACACAGGGGCGTGCTCCTCGGCTGGAAGGCGTGTTCATGACGCATCCGGATGTGGACCATAGCCATGGGTTGCCGTTCATCCTTGCGCGGTTTGATGTCGGTGCTCTGTATACCAACGGAATGCTTCCGCGCGGTCGAACAGGCAAGCGTATGCGTATAGCCTTGGATTCAAAGGGGATTGTGCCGGAATCGCTGGTGGCCGGAGAGCGTGTGCGGCTGGATGAGAGTACGGTCTTCTCAGTGGTTCATCCTCACTCGAATTTCAGCAGCAGGCATGCCAATGAACGTTCACTGGTCATGCGGCTTGTTCGGGACGGTCGAGGGTTGGCGCTCTTGCCGGGAGATGTGGAAAAGGAAGGGCTGAAGGCGATGCGCGCGTACCAGGGAAATTTGCGTTCCGAGGTGTTGATTTTGCCTCATCACGGCAGCAAATCCAGTTTTGATCCACGCTTGTATGACGCGGTTTCGCCACGGGTCGCGTTGGCCTCCAACGGGTATCTCAATCGCTACGGATTCCCGCATCAACAGGTCGTGGACGGAGTCGGCTCTCCACTGTTTATCACGTCAACGTCCGGTCAGATTGTCTGTGTGTGGAGGAGGGGAGAGGCGGTCCGTGTACGAACCGCTTTTTCCGAGTTGCAGCTTGCCACATCCTTTTTCCTGAGATAG
- a CDS encoding lipid-binding SYLF domain-containing protein produces the protein MDTRLHTLLVVVVALCMLAGCAGKTSSGASQDNASAQAIVDQATRLVEKSLENDPDGVLRDLLDRAQGVLILPDVGDVSLILSIGGGNALLLSKTAEGWNGPAFMVKSTVGLGVQAGATKTTGILLYMHEADVRYLMRTGATLQGQARVVFLSTDYEGNQSPEFYEAGEVYFVGERSGLYAGMAVDSGGYSNRTGLNEAFTGVVGGGPRAILYDDHVQPEGAAKLRALLNGQAE, from the coding sequence ATGGATACACGTCTGCATACTTTACTGGTGGTTGTGGTGGCCCTGTGCATGCTTGCCGGTTGTGCCGGGAAGACCTCGTCGGGTGCGAGTCAGGACAATGCGTCCGCACAGGCAATTGTAGATCAGGCTACCCGGCTCGTTGAAAAATCCCTGGAGAATGATCCTGATGGTGTTCTGCGGGACCTGCTTGATCGCGCTCAAGGTGTCTTGATCCTCCCGGACGTGGGGGACGTGAGCCTGATCCTTTCCATTGGCGGAGGCAACGCGCTTCTCCTGTCCAAGACTGCGGAGGGGTGGAACGGTCCGGCTTTCATGGTCAAAAGTACTGTCGGTCTCGGTGTGCAGGCTGGCGCGACAAAAACCACCGGCATCCTGCTGTATATGCACGAAGCGGATGTCCGCTACCTCATGCGCACGGGGGCTACCCTTCAGGGACAGGCACGAGTGGTTTTTCTTTCCACCGATTACGAGGGGAACCAGAGTCCCGAATTTTACGAAGCCGGCGAAGTCTACTTTGTGGGCGAACGCTCCGGGCTGTATGCGGGGATGGCTGTCGACAGCGGCGGATATTCCAACAGAACCGGCCTCAATGAAGCCTTCACCGGAGTGGTCGGAGGTGGACCGCGAGCCATTCTCTATGATGACCACGTCCAACCCGAAGGTGCGGCGAAGCTGCGCGCGTTGTTAAACGGGCAGGCTGAGTAG
- a CDS encoding response regulator yields the protein MKALIVDDDFYSRNMIHEILRQVARCDIAVDGEEAIEAFRRGLADHEPYDLICLDLLMPGLDGQQALREIRSLEKEHGISQPDEAKIVVTTMLADEKETHDAFFLGGATSYLVKPIDEDKLMDEIKSLGLV from the coding sequence ATGAAAGCTCTTATCGTTGATGACGATTTTTATAGCAGGAATATGATTCATGAAATTCTTCGTCAAGTGGCCCGCTGTGATATAGCGGTTGACGGGGAAGAAGCGATTGAAGCCTTCAGGCGAGGGCTCGCTGATCATGAGCCATACGATCTGATTTGTCTGGATTTGTTGATGCCTGGCCTGGACGGGCAACAGGCGTTGCGTGAAATTCGCTCCCTTGAAAAGGAGCATGGAATTTCCCAGCCGGATGAGGCCAAGATCGTTGTCACAACCATGCTTGCCGATGAAAAGGAAACGCATGATGCGTTTTTTCTCGGTGGAGCTACATCCTATCTGGTCAAACCCATTGATGAAGATAAGCTCATGGATGAAATCAAGAGCCTGGGATTGGTCTAG
- a CDS encoding tetratricopeptide repeat protein, with amino-acid sequence MKIRFIKYAVLLSIVAIVSTGCVLSQMAERQGNKAYLQSDYKTALAKYTEAAQDGNANAQYHLAVMYAEGQGTEKDLSRAAGLLEQATAQGHSDAQLMLGLFNIYGDGVPANPAKGAELIKESAVNGNDVGMYYLGNLYAAGLGVQKDIPTALHWMQQAKEAGFPVKEELLTQEGLTALYAN; translated from the coding sequence ATGAAAATACGTTTCATCAAATACGCTGTACTCCTGTCCATCGTGGCCATTGTTTCCACCGGCTGCGTATTGAGCCAGATGGCTGAACGTCAAGGCAACAAGGCCTATCTGCAAAGCGACTACAAGACCGCTTTGGCAAAATATACAGAAGCGGCCCAGGACGGTAACGCCAACGCCCAATATCATCTGGCCGTCATGTACGCTGAAGGCCAGGGAACGGAAAAAGATCTGTCCAGAGCAGCAGGATTGCTTGAACAGGCCACTGCTCAGGGGCACTCCGATGCACAGCTCATGCTGGGACTTTTCAATATCTACGGTGACGGCGTCCCTGCCAACCCCGCAAAAGGCGCAGAGCTGATCAAAGAGTCTGCCGTCAACGGCAACGATGTTGGCATGTATTACCTCGGCAATCTCTATGCAGCCGGTCTGGGCGTCCAGAAGGACATCCCCACCGCCCTGCACTGGATGCAACAGGCCAAGGAAGCAGGCTTCCCGGTCAAGGAAGAGCTCCTGACTCAGGAAGGCCTCACCGCCCTGTACGCAAACTAG
- a CDS encoding MBL fold metallo-hydrolase, with protein MRFQFRGTRGSLAAPGPDTVKYGGNTTCIEIRSDNGDIIILDAGTGIRSLGVELAQQMSVKCHLFVSHTHWDHIQGVPFFVPMFVSGNELIIYGPPDPLTLNGIETVLAKQMEYPHFPVGVAELQAEISYETLSVGQTVDLGFARVSTLLMNHPAMNFGFRVECDGKTLFYTGDHEPFSNIYSPGEESYADYETVVRDRSKEIVDFIRGADVLIADAQYTDEEYVQKKGWGHSTFSQTLQLAREAEVGMTYLTHHDISRTDDEVDAIYARLQQEWQDAGPDFEMAREGVMILVG; from the coding sequence ATGCGGTTTCAATTTCGTGGCACCCGAGGGTCTCTTGCCGCGCCTGGTCCTGATACTGTCAAATATGGCGGTAATACCACCTGTATCGAAATCCGGTCAGATAACGGTGACATCATTATTCTCGATGCCGGAACCGGCATCCGTTCACTGGGCGTGGAGCTGGCGCAACAAATGTCGGTCAAATGCCATCTTTTCGTCTCCCATACCCATTGGGATCACATACAGGGAGTCCCATTTTTTGTCCCCATGTTTGTCTCCGGCAATGAGCTGATCATTTACGGTCCACCAGATCCGCTGACCTTGAACGGCATAGAAACCGTGCTCGCCAAACAGATGGAATATCCTCATTTTCCCGTGGGTGTTGCCGAACTGCAGGCAGAGATATCCTATGAGACGCTGTCGGTTGGCCAGACCGTGGATCTGGGGTTTGCCAGGGTCTCGACGCTGCTCATGAACCATCCGGCCATGAATTTCGGGTTCAGGGTGGAGTGTGACGGGAAGACGCTTTTTTATACCGGAGATCACGAACCGTTCTCCAACATCTATTCACCTGGTGAGGAGAGCTACGCAGATTACGAGACCGTTGTTCGGGATCGCAGCAAGGAGATTGTCGATTTCATCCGGGGCGCGGATGTGTTGATAGCGGACGCGCAGTATACCGATGAAGAGTATGTGCAGAAGAAGGGGTGGGGGCACTCCACATTCAGTCAGACGTTGCAGTTGGCCAGAGAGGCCGAGGTGGGCATGACGTACCTGACGCATCACGACATCAGCCGGACCGATGATGAGGTTGATGCAATTTATGCGCGATTGCAGCAGGAGTGGCAGGATGCTGGTCCAGACTTTGAAATGGCTCGTGAGGGAGTGATGATTTTAGTTGGCTGA
- the selB gene encoding selenocysteine-specific translation elongation factor: MPVIMGTAGHIDHGKTTLIKALTGIDCDRLSEEKKRGITIELGFAFLDLGEGNRLGIVDVPGHEKFVKNMVAGAAGVDFVTLVIAADEGIMPQTREHLEICQLLGVTTGVVALTKTDMVDEEWLEMVQEEVTAYLEPTFLSDAPIIPVSAHTGDGLDALKDALRGLLAEFKPKRRSDLFRLPVDRVFTMKGHGTVVTGTMISGSISVGDDVVLYPGGVNSKVRGLQSHGETVETAQAGRRTAINLHGLEVDDIKRGDVVARPDLLFPSRVWDIELTVLKSSHLPLKHRREIHFHHGARVVLARMYLLDRDELKPGETAVCQARFAEPLAGVYGDRIILRSFSPLRAFAGGRILCPIGHEVKRFSDTVEQVKLLADDTPEAVAAAQLELAGKNGLTFAQLLTMTNLESKGLEKTLGLLGGQQKAVLFDKEERRYAGGELVQRLSDDLLEYLAAFHKKDSMKPGVQRGEMASSWGRELPVKLFHFVVERLIKKGDIVADQEMVKLKGHKVSLASDQTKVRDAILTAYVAGGSTPPNLKNVLEPLGMDFKQASGVLKLLQDQGEIKRIKDDLYYHTTVLAELQAKVVAFFADNQEMSAPNFKELTGLSRKYLIPILEYFDKEKLTVRVGDVRHLRKRS; encoded by the coding sequence ATGCCCGTTATCATGGGAACAGCCGGACATATCGATCACGGAAAAACCACACTCATCAAAGCGCTGACCGGTATTGATTGCGACCGCCTTTCCGAAGAGAAAAAACGTGGTATTACCATTGAACTCGGCTTTGCTTTTCTTGACCTTGGCGAGGGCAACCGACTTGGCATCGTGGATGTTCCCGGTCACGAGAAATTCGTCAAGAACATGGTGGCCGGCGCAGCTGGTGTCGACTTTGTCACGTTGGTTATAGCCGCTGACGAAGGGATCATGCCGCAAACCCGTGAGCATCTGGAGATTTGTCAATTGCTCGGCGTGACCACCGGGGTGGTGGCGTTGACCAAGACCGATATGGTGGATGAGGAATGGCTGGAGATGGTACAGGAGGAAGTGACCGCCTACCTTGAACCGACCTTCCTGAGTGACGCGCCGATCATCCCTGTTTCGGCCCACACCGGTGACGGACTCGACGCGCTCAAGGATGCGCTCCGCGGCCTTTTGGCCGAGTTCAAACCCAAACGGCGGTCCGACCTCTTCCGGCTGCCTGTTGACCGCGTATTCACCATGAAAGGGCATGGCACTGTGGTGACCGGGACAATGATCTCCGGTTCCATTTCCGTGGGGGACGATGTGGTCCTCTATCCGGGCGGGGTGAATTCCAAGGTGCGCGGACTGCAGTCCCATGGGGAGACCGTTGAGACTGCGCAGGCAGGGCGGAGGACCGCTATCAACCTGCATGGGCTTGAAGTGGACGACATCAAACGGGGCGACGTGGTGGCCCGACCTGATTTGCTTTTTCCCTCAAGGGTCTGGGATATCGAACTCACGGTACTCAAATCATCGCATCTGCCGCTCAAGCATCGGCGTGAAATCCATTTTCATCATGGTGCGCGTGTTGTTCTGGCGCGTATGTATCTTTTGGATCGAGACGAGCTCAAGCCTGGGGAAACCGCTGTATGTCAGGCCCGGTTTGCCGAGCCTCTGGCCGGAGTGTATGGAGATCGTATTATTCTGCGTTCCTTTTCTCCTCTGCGGGCTTTTGCCGGTGGACGGATACTTTGCCCCATCGGACATGAAGTGAAGCGGTTCTCCGACACTGTGGAGCAGGTCAAACTGCTGGCAGACGACACCCCGGAAGCCGTGGCCGCCGCTCAGTTGGAGTTGGCCGGTAAGAACGGGTTGACCTTTGCCCAGTTGCTGACCATGACCAATCTGGAGTCCAAGGGATTGGAGAAGACCCTCGGTTTGCTCGGTGGGCAGCAGAAAGCTGTACTGTTTGACAAGGAAGAACGTCGGTATGCGGGTGGCGAGCTGGTACAGAGATTGTCTGATGACCTCCTGGAATACCTGGCTGCGTTCCACAAAAAGGATTCCATGAAGCCGGGAGTGCAGCGCGGTGAAATGGCGTCTTCGTGGGGGCGCGAGCTGCCCGTCAAACTGTTTCATTTTGTTGTGGAACGGTTGATCAAGAAGGGTGACATCGTGGCTGATCAGGAGATGGTCAAACTCAAAGGACACAAGGTGTCCCTTGCTTCGGATCAGACCAAGGTGCGTGACGCCATCCTCACGGCATATGTCGCGGGCGGCAGTACGCCACCCAATCTGAAAAATGTGCTCGAACCGCTGGGCATGGATTTCAAACAGGCGTCCGGGGTGCTCAAGCTGCTGCAGGATCAGGGCGAAATCAAACGGATCAAGGACGATCTCTATTATCACACCACAGTCCTGGCCGAGCTTCAGGCAAAAGTTGTTGCGTTCTTTGCCGACAATCAGGAAATGTCGGCTCCGAATTTCAAGGAATTGACCGGACTTTCACGCAAATATCTCATTCCCATACTGGAGTACTTCGACAAGGAGAAACTCACGGTCCGGGTGGGAGACGTCCGTCACCTGCGCAAACGGTCTTGA
- a CDS encoding HDOD domain-containing protein — protein sequence MKDINTKLMKAVEQMPAFPKSVHQVLKLAGDISCSQKDLVEVIKKDPVFTLKILRLVNSAYFGLSRDITSINHASVYLGLNTLKNVALGLAAVGAIPKSTADRMDMGGFWLHSLATATTTQMLGLKLGVSRDDSTDYFAAGLLHDIGKIVFALYMPDEYEAASAMASKPGVALHECELEVLGATHADIGALLAEKWNLPINLHDAIAYHHSVGVGHSSQLLDCLFSANQIVKKLSFGVAGDFEIAPLPQSVQDRFSMDIDGMIASLSSLDEEVDRARVFIKLGEAE from the coding sequence ATGAAAGATATCAATACAAAGCTCATGAAGGCAGTTGAGCAAATGCCCGCTTTTCCAAAGAGCGTGCATCAGGTTTTGAAACTCGCAGGTGATATAAGTTGTTCGCAAAAGGATCTTGTTGAGGTTATCAAGAAAGATCCGGTGTTTACTTTGAAGATTCTGCGACTGGTGAACTCCGCCTATTTCGGTTTGTCGCGTGACATAACCTCCATCAATCACGCCTCGGTCTATCTTGGTTTGAACACGCTCAAAAACGTGGCCCTGGGGTTGGCCGCTGTCGGCGCTATTCCCAAATCGACCGCGGATCGTATGGATATGGGCGGGTTCTGGCTCCATTCTCTGGCCACGGCCACGACCACTCAAATGCTTGGTCTCAAGCTCGGTGTGTCCCGTGATGATTCAACGGATTATTTTGCGGCCGGACTGCTGCATGATATCGGCAAGATCGTGTTTGCCCTGTATATGCCGGATGAATATGAGGCCGCTTCGGCCATGGCGTCAAAACCCGGCGTGGCCCTGCATGAATGCGAGTTGGAAGTGCTCGGAGCCACCCATGCGGACATCGGAGCGCTACTGGCCGAGAAATGGAATCTCCCGATCAATCTGCATGACGCCATCGCCTACCATCATTCGGTGGGAGTCGGTCATTCTTCGCAGCTGCTGGACTGTCTGTTTTCCGCCAATCAGATTGTAAAAAAACTGTCCTTCGGTGTGGCCGGAGACTTTGAGATAGCTCCCTTGCCGCAGTCGGTGCAGGACCGTTTTTCCATGGACATTGATGGTATGATCGCCAGCCTTTCCTCACTGGATGAGGAGGTGGATCGTGCTCGGGTTTTCATCAAGCTCGGAGAGGCCGAGTAA
- the murA gene encoding UDP-N-acetylglucosamine 1-carboxyvinyltransferase, producing the protein MDKLIIEGGVPLQGSIQVSGAKNAALPILMACLLAEGQVNLSNVPRLADIRTSLKLLNILGCETSFEGNEVTSLCTGLKPEAPYDLVKTMRASVLCLGPLLARLGEAKVALPGGCAIGARPVDLHLRGFERMGATFEITEGYIEGSCKGGLKGAHISLDFPTVGGTENILMAACLAEGQSTIENAAREPEVVDLANFLNACGAKITGQGTSIITVQGVSSLSGGEYRVMPDRIEAGTYMVAAAITGGELEVLDCPFSDLDAVSYKLREMGVWMQEEDGYVLVRRANGLLKNVDVTTLPHPGFPTDMQAQLMALMCLGQGTGIIEEKIFENRFMHVLELVRLGADIRLKGRTAMVHGVDQFRGAPVMASDLRASASLVLAGLAASGTTTIERIYHLDRGYDNIEAKLSGVGARIKRVSV; encoded by the coding sequence ATGGATAAACTTATCATTGAAGGTGGCGTTCCGCTGCAGGGAAGTATTCAGGTTTCAGGAGCCAAAAACGCGGCTCTGCCTATCCTCATGGCCTGTTTGCTGGCCGAGGGGCAGGTGAATTTGAGTAATGTTCCTCGTTTGGCGGATATTCGCACTTCTCTGAAACTTCTGAATATACTGGGTTGTGAAACGTCTTTTGAAGGAAACGAGGTAACCAGCCTGTGCACAGGCCTCAAGCCCGAGGCTCCCTATGATCTGGTCAAGACCATGCGCGCGTCCGTGCTCTGTCTTGGGCCGCTTCTGGCCCGTCTCGGTGAGGCCAAGGTTGCCTTGCCCGGTGGATGCGCCATCGGCGCTCGTCCTGTTGATCTTCATCTGCGCGGATTCGAGCGTATGGGGGCCACGTTCGAGATAACCGAAGGGTATATTGAAGGATCGTGCAAGGGCGGCCTCAAAGGTGCGCATATTTCTTTGGATTTCCCCACGGTGGGCGGTACCGAGAACATCCTCATGGCCGCCTGTCTGGCCGAGGGCCAATCGACCATCGAGAATGCGGCCCGTGAACCTGAAGTGGTTGATCTGGCCAATTTCCTCAATGCCTGCGGCGCCAAGATCACAGGTCAAGGCACCAGCATTATTACGGTGCAGGGCGTTTCTTCCCTGTCCGGGGGGGAGTACCGTGTCATGCCAGACCGCATCGAAGCCGGGACATACATGGTGGCAGCGGCCATCACCGGCGGCGAACTGGAAGTGCTCGACTGTCCGTTCAGTGATCTGGATGCGGTCAGCTACAAATTGCGCGAAATGGGTGTCTGGATGCAGGAGGAAGACGGGTATGTCCTGGTTCGCCGGGCCAACGGGCTGCTTAAGAATGTGGATGTGACCACATTGCCCCACCCCGGTTTCCCTACGGACATGCAGGCTCAGCTCATGGCGTTGATGTGCCTTGGACAGGGGACAGGCATTATCGAGGAAAAGATCTTTGAAAACCGGTTCATGCATGTGTTGGAATTGGTACGGCTTGGCGCGGATATCCGTTTGAAAGGCCGTACGGCAATGGTTCACGGCGTGGATCAATTCAGGGGAGCGCCGGTCATGGCGTCGGACCTGCGCGCCAGTGCTTCACTGGTTCTGGCCGGTCTGGCCGCGTCCGGAACCACCACCATCGAACGCATCTATCATCTGGATCGTGGCTACGATAATATCGAGGCCAAGCTTTCCGGTGTGGGAGCGCGTATAAAACGGGTCAGTGTCTAA